GTAGTTTGCTAATTGTTGCTTGATGAGAGCACTGATTTCCTCAGCCTTAATGCTCATAAAAGTCTCACCTCTTTAAAAATCACTTTACTAACAGACGTTTGATCTCTGCGATCTTTGAACGGATCGAACCGTCAAAAATATAACTATTCGATTTTAAAATAGCGCCCCCGATGATCTCAGGGTCAACTTTCGTATCTAAGATCACTTTCTTAGCGCCAACAACTTTGGCAAAAGAAGCGGCGATCTTATCTTTACGTGCATCATCTAATGCGATCGCTGTCGTCACAGTGGCCCGCACTGTCTTTTCTTCTTCATCTGTTAGTCTGTTAAATTCATCGATTATCCCTTCAAGATTGGCGATCCGTCCGTAGTCATATACCATCGACACTAAATTTTTCGTCAAATCTGAAGCTCCACTCTTTAAATGCTCTAACATCGAAAGTTTGTCTTCTTGTTTGATCGATGGGCTCGTCATAAAAGAGACAAAACGTGGTTCAGCTTGCAAAACTTGTTTTAATTGCGCTAGTTCAAGCCCAGTTTTTTCTAAAACATCAGCTTCTTTAGCACTTTCAAACAAAGCTTTGCCATAACGTTTAGCTATTGTTTGATCACTTAATGCCATTTTGCTTTCCCAACCCTTCAATATAAGAGTCAACTAAGGCTTCTTGATCCTTAGCATCCAATTCTTTTTGGATGATCTTTGAAGCGATCTCGACTGATAAAGCAGCTACATCATTTTTGACATTTGCCAAAGCTTCTTCACGTTCTTGGGCAATATCTTTTTTAGCGTTTTGCTTTAGTGTGTCGACTTCAGCTTGTGCAGCACTAACGATGCTAGCTTTTTGTTGCTCACCGTTTTGTTTAGCACGATCAATGATTTTTGAAGCTTCAACATGGGAATCTTTTAGAGCTGATTCGCGTTTAGCTGCGAGCTCTTCTGCCTTTTTACGGGCATCTTCTGCTGAGTCGATGTCATTTGCGATCTTTTCAGCACGTTTTTCCATCATTTCAGTCACAGGGCCCCAAGCAAAATGCTTGATCAATGCGATCAAAATAATGAACGTTACTAAGTAGAACAAGAAATCGCCCCATTGAACACCGCCTTCAGCAGCGCTTAATAATGCTGAATCCATTCATTGACACCTCCTAATCTTTCAATATTTCTTCAATGATACTGAATGGTTAAGAGACTACTTCATCATTAACATGAAAGCGATAACGATCGCGATGATCGGTGTAGCTTCGACAAGTCCAACACCGATAAACATCGTTGTCCGTAATTGACCAGAAAGTTCTGGTTGACGTGACATACCTTCCAAAGTTTTTGAAACAAGTAAACCGTTACCGATACCGGCACCTAGAGCAGCAAGACCGGCTGCAAGACCGGCACCTAGTAATGCTAAAGCTGTTGTCATAATAAAAGTCCTCCTTAAATTGATTACAATATATATTGGTTATTCCTTTTCGACTTTTTGAGAAATATATACCATTGTCAAGGTTACAAAAACATAGGCTTGGATCGATCCGATAAAGACCGAAAATGCCTGCCAGATGATCTCAAGTGGAATAGCTGGAATAAATGTCCATAATCCATTTGACTTTGCCAACTGATCGTAGATCGTAGTCAGTAACACTTCACCAGAGAAGATATTACCGTAGAGACGTAATGCTAATGTTAAGAAATTCGTAAATTGTTCCAATAAATTCATTGGTAAGAGCACCGGCATCGGGCTAAAATATGAATTCTTAACATATCCTTTGAAACCAAACTTAGAGATCCCCATCCCGTGGGCCAAAACTAAAACTAAGAATGCTAAAGTAAAAGTCGTGGCTGGTGAAGCGGTCGGACTTTTGAGATAAGTCACACCGTTGATCGGAAGTTGGATCGCTAGACCTATCTGATTGGAGACAAAGATGAACAAGAAGAGCGTAAAGGCAAGGAGACCATATTGTTTTCCTTGCTCATCCGGCATGGCACTTTTGACGATCCCATTTGTAAAGTCGATCATCCACTCGATCATATTTTGCTTTCCGGTAGGTTTTAGCGTTAGCTTTCGCGAAAAGAAAAAGATCAGTAAAAAGACAACTACAGCCGATACGAGCCCAGAAAGGCAGTTACCGACATTGAATGGGATACCGAAAAACTCCAGAACTTGAGCTTCTTCATTCACCAAGTTTCACCTCTTTTCAATTGTGATCAATACGGTCGAACAAAATGGTCGAACCATAATCTTCGATCCAAAAATAGCTAACCGAACTAATTTTGAATACAAATGAAATAATACCACCATTTTAATTAAAATACAAAACAGAAATCAAAAATCAAAAAATTTATAAAACACTGATCAAGCGCGTATTTTCAAGGATTTTGATTTTTATTTATGATTTTTTTAAAATAAGCGACACATTTGATCACTTGTCGACTATTTAGTTCCAAATAGTCGGTCACCAGCATCCCCTAACCCAGGAACGATATAACCATTTTCATCTAAACGCTCATCTAAAGCTGCTGCAAAGATATCGATATCTGGATGAGCTTTACGTAAAGCTTCGACCCCTTCAGGTGCTGCTACTAAACAAACGAACTTGATCGATTGAGCCCCCCGCTTCTTTAAAGCATCAACTGCCATGATCGCTGACCCCCCAGTCGCCAACATTGGGTCAACGATAAAGATCTCACGATTAGCAAGATCACTAGGCATTTTTACAAAGTATTCATGTGGCTGCATCGTTTCTTCATCTCGATACATCCCGATATGGCCAACTTTAGCAGCTGGGATAAGGTTCAAAATACCTTCGACCATCCCTAGACCTGCACGTAAGATCGGGACAACGACCACCTTTTTACCTGCTAAACGTTTCTTAGTTGTAACTCCCATCGGCGTTTGAACTTCTACATCCTCCAAAGGCATCTCACGTGAAACTTCATACGCCATTAAAGCTGCGATCTCATCGACACATTGTCTAAATTCGCGTGTGCCACAATTTTTATCGCGAATGATCGTTAATTTATGTTGGATCAACGGATGATCTAATACTTCAAATTTTCCCATTTTTCTTCCTCCTTAGATTGGATCCTGTTACTTATTTTAGCCGAAATGCCCCCCTATGGCTACCTAAAAACGGTCAAATTTTTAGATCAGAAAAAAATGTCTCTCCCGCTGCTTTTTTCAAACGGTTCATATAAGCAGCACCTAAGCCTTCTTCTGCAAAACCAGCACATAAAATGATCTCTGGACGGATCTGATCATCAAAGTGCCGCAGACCTGCAAATAGACGTTGACTAGCACTTGTGATATTTTCGCCTAAACTAAATGTCGGGATCTCTGTTGAAACATTTGCCAGATCTTTTTCAAGTGCCATGATCGCAACGGCTTGTTTATTGGCGTTAGCAAACGCTAAGGCTTTTTCCCACTCAAGAGGAGAAACGATCACAACTTGAGCACTTGGAGCATAGTGCTTATACTTCATTCCTGGAGCTTTAGGTGTTTCTTTTTGACCAACTTTATGCTTATCACTGATCACTTCTGTTTGTAAGACCGTTTCAAGTTCTTCTGCTGTGACTAAACCAGGGCGGAGGATCGTCGGATGTTTTGTGCTGAGATCGATGATCGTCGACTCAACACCTACTGTTGTTGGACCATCATCAACGATCCCTCTGATCCGTCCTTCAAGATCATGAAAAACATGTTGTGCTGTCGTAGGACTAGGTTTGCCAGAAGAATTAGCTGAAGGTCCGACAAGCGGGACATTAGCTTCTTTGATCAAAGCCAATGTTGTTTTATTTTTTGGCATTCGAAAGGCAGCTGTTTCTAAGCCTCCAGTCACTGCTTTTGAAAGTGCGCCTGGTTTGATCGGCAAAACGATCGTCAACGAACCCGGCCAGAAAGTAGCCATCAACTTTTGAGCCTCTTTTGATAATGCTCCTGTATATTTTTCGACCATCTCCTTAGAACTAACTGTCACGATCAGCGGATTATCTGAGGGACGTCCTTTGGCAAGATAAACACGTTTGACTGCCTGCTCATTAGTTGCATCTGCCCCTAGTCCGTAGACAGTTTCAGTCGGAAAGGCGATCAATTCACCTAAACGAAGCTCTTTTGCAGCTTCTTTGATCTCATCTGGTCGATAGATCTTTGTTATCAACACTTTTATTCTTCCTTTCTTTAAAATTCAACTCGGACCATCCGCGCATTTCCGCTCAGGTCATACTTCAAATCTACTTGTGCTTGAGGAAAAGTTTTTTCAAAGAGCGCTACGACAGAGGCCCCTTGAGCAAAGCCGATCTCTAAATATAGTCGGGCTTTTGAAGTAAGATAGGGCGCGATCTCTTGAGCTAAGCGTTTATACAAATAAAGACCGTTATCTGGTGCAAAGAGCGCTAACTTTGGTTCATGCAGTAAAACACTTTCGTCCATCAAATTTCGTTCGTTCTCAGCGATATATGGTGGATTGGAAACGATGACATCAAACTGTCCCGTAATATTTTCAAAAAGGTCTCCTTGCTTTAATTTGACTTCAGTCTTCAAATTGGCTGCATTTACTTTTGCTACAGCTAAAGCCTCACTTGAAATATCACTCAAGGTCACATCAAGATCAGGTCGTTCATGCTTTAATGTCAAACCGATCGCCCCTGTTCCTGTTCCGATATCTAAAAGTTTTGCACCTTTTTTAGGTTCATCGGCTAAGACCCACTCTACTAGCTCTTCTGTTTCTTGCCGTGGGATCAAAGTTGCTGGGGTGACTTTAAGATCCAAGCCAAAAAACTTCGTCTTTCCTAAAAGATATTGTGCAGGCCAACCTTGACAGTATTTTTCGACATTTTGTTTGAACAAATTCCACTCTTTGGTCGAAAGTTCATCTTGGTAATGCATTAAAAGTTGGGTCGTATCCCAGCCAAATTGGCCACATAATAATAATTCTGCGGCAGATTCTTCTTTTTGGTGCTTATTTATAAAAGAAAAAGCCCATTGCTGAGCTTTGAAAACTGTTATTTTATCCATTTTGCAGTTCTTCCAAGGCTTTAGTTTGATCATAAAGAACTAAAGCATCGATCACATCGTCTAACTCTCCGTTCATGACCCGATCAAGTTTATTCAAACTCAGACCGATCCGATGATCAGTCACACGGTTTTGTGGATAATTATAAGTTCTGATCCGTTCAGAACGATCACCTGTCCCGACCGCTGACTTTCGATTTTCATCGTATGCACTTTGTTCTTTTTCAGCATAATAATCGTAGACCCGGGCCCGCAAGATCTTCATTGCTTTTTCGCGGTTTTGTTGTTGTGAACGTTGATCTTGCATCGCAACTACGATCCCTGTTGGTAAGTGGGTCATGCGCACAGCAGAAGACGTTTTATTGATATGTTGGCCACCAGCACCTGAAGCACGATAAACGTCAACGCGGATGTCTTTAGGATCGATCTCGATCTCGACATCTTCTTCTTCCGGCATTACGACTACTGTTGCCGTTGATGTATGCACACGACCAGCAGATTCAGTTACTGGGATCCGTTGCACACGGTGAGCCCCTGATTCATACTTCAATTTAGAGTAAACGCTTTTTCCGTTGATCAAAAGCGCAATTTCTTTGAAACCACCAACTTCAGTCAAAGTCTTATCGATCACTTCGATATTCCAACCTTGCCGTTCAGCGTATTTACTATACATCGTAAAGAGATCACCTGCAAACAAACTAGCTTCATCTCCACCAGCAGCACCTCTGATCTCCATGATGATATTTTTGTCATCGTTAGGGTCTTTTGGTAATAACAAGATCTTGATCTCTTCTTCAAGTTGTTCTTTTTCATCTTTTGAAGTCGCCAATTCTTCTTTGACCATCGTTGTCATTTCATCGTCATCAAGACCGGCACTCAACATTTCTTCATCATCTTTGATCTGTTGTACGATCTGTTTATATTTATTATACTTCTCGACAGTTTCACGGAGATCGGCCATTTCTTTTGAGAGCTCCATAAACCGTTTTGTATCTGCGATCACATCTGGGTCAGAGAGAAGTTCCCCTAACTCTTCGTAGCGATCTTCAAGCATTTGTAGTCTATCAAATAACTTATCCATCAAAGTATCCTTTCTTATTTAATGATCTGTCCGTTATCGAGCAGTGGCTTGAAATAATGCTTACGACATACAGGATAGTATGATTCATTGCCTCCGATCTCGATCTGAGCTCCGTCATAGACTGGACGCCCATCATTGACACGAAGATTCATGATCGCTTTTTTATTGCAAAACCAACAGATCGTCTTCATCTCTTCGATCTTATCAGCATATAATAGTAAGTATTTCGAGCCTGTAAAGAGCTCATTACGAAAATCATTTTTTAGCCCAAATGTCATTACTGGAATATTCAATTCATCAACGACTTTTGTTAATTCTAAAACGTGATGCTTACTTAGAAATTGGGCTTCATCAACTAAAACGCAAGCCGCTTTAGGATCTAATTCTTTAACTTTTTGAAAAAGATCATCTTTTTCAAAGATCGGAAAAGCTTTGCGCTTCAATCCGATCCGACTGGAGACGTACCCGACTCCATCCCGATCATCGAGACCACTTGTCATAATGATCACACTTTTATCTTGTTCTTCATAGTTATGAGCAACTTTTAAGATCTCGATCGTCTTTCCACTATTCATCGCACCATAACGAAAAAAAAGCTGTGCCACTGACGTCACCATCCTTTTGAGCTTTCCTAAACTAGTATAGCCGATTTACTAATAAATTTCATTATAAAATTTTTACGCTCTCTTCCCTAAAGTTCAACCCTAGCTGCTTTTGTGGTAAGATACAAGTTGAAGAAAAAAAACGGAGGATGTTTTATGTCGTTTAAAAGTTCATTAGCGATCGCAGCGGGCAAAACGTCCCACTGGTTTTTGCATAATTTTATGCACGGTGGCACGTCACTTCCAGGAAAATTAACGTTAAAACTGGATCCCGATGTTTTACAAGAGCTTGCCAAAGATTATGAGATCGTGATCATCACTGGGACAAATGGAAAAACCTTGACAACTGCTCTGACAGTCAAGACTTTACAAGCAAAATATGAAAATGTTTTGACTAATAAAAGCGGTTCAAATATGAAACAAGGGATCGTCACGGCCTTTTTGACGGCTAAAAAAACTAAAAGCGGGAAAAAATTAGCAGTCCTTGAAACAGATGAAGCTAATGTCCCGATCGTTTGTCAATATATCGCACCAAAGATCTTTGTTTTGACAAATCTTTTTCGCGATCAAATGGACCGCTACGGAGAGATCTACACAACTTATGACAAGATCTTAAAAGGTGTTTTGATGCACCCCAAAGCCTTAGTGATCGCCAACGGAGATGCTCCGATCTTTAATAGTAAAGAATTACCCAATGAAGTTATCTACTACGGATTTTCTGATAAAGAAGAACAAGACCAACTTGCGCCGGCTAACACTGACGGCTTACTATGCCCAAATTGTCAACAGATCTTACACTTTAAATACCGTTCTTACAGTAATTTAGGCAAATATTTCTGTCCAAATTGTGGCTTCAAGCGTCCAGAACTGACTTATAAAGTCGATCAGATCTTAGCGCAGACCCCCCAATCATCCAAGTTTACGATCAATGGACACCAAGTCGATCTGCATATCGGTGGAACGTATAATATTTACAACGCTTTAGCGGCATACGCCGTGGGAGCACAACTTGGTGTTAGTCCACAAGCGATCTGCCAAGCATTGAGCCAAAATGACGAAAAGGTCTTTGGTCGCCAAGAAGTCATCGATCTTGATGGAAAAGAAGTTACGATGATCTTAGTTAAAAATCCAGTTGGTCTTGATCAAGTTTTAGAGATGATAAAGACCGATCCTGAACCATTTTCTTTAGCTGTGCTCTTGAATGCCAACTATGCTGATGGGATCGATACGAGCTGGATCTGGGATGGCACATTTGAAGAACTACCTTTTGAAAAGATCCCAAGCGTCTTGACTGGTGGCGAACGCTATAAAGATATCACTTTCAGATTACGCGTGGCTGGTGTGCCTGAAGAAAATTTTGCACAACGTGAAAGTTTAAAAGATGTCTTAGCATATCTCAAAACGATGCCAACAAAGCACATCTACGTTTTAGCAACTTATACAGCTGTTTTACAGCTCCGCAAACTTTTAGCCGATGAAGGTTATATCAAAGGAGGCATGGATTGATGAAATATCAACTTCATTTAGCACATCTCTACGGAGATCTCTTAAACACTTACGGTGATATCGGGAATGTCTTAGTTTTAGAATACTATGCTAAACAAATGGATGTTGAATTGACATCTGAAGTCATCTCACTGAAAACACCTTTTGATAGTGAAAAATTTGATATTGCCTTTTTTGGAGGCGGACAAGATTATGAACAAATGATCGTCTCTAAAGATATTCAAGATAAGAAGCAAGCGTTGACTGCTTTTATCGAAGCTGGCGGACCAATGCTTGCGATCTGTGGCGGTTATCAGCTACTTGGTAAATATTATATTGGTGCTGACGGCCAACGGATCGAAGGGATCGGAGCTTTAGACCATTATACAAAGAGTCAAGATAATAATCGTTTTATCGGTGATATCGTGATCGAAAATGAAGAAACAGGTCAAACATATCACGGTTTTGAGAACCACAATGGGGTCACCTACTTAGGTAAAGGCGAACGACCTTTAGGTAAAGTCCTTAGCGGACACGGAAATAATGGGCAAGATCAAGGAGAAGGTGCGATCTACAAAAATGTCTATTGCTCCTATTTCCACGGACCGATCTTAGCGCGTAACGGACAGTTAGCTAAGCGGATCTTACTCACAGCTTTAAAGCGTAAGTATCCTGAAGCTGACCTTAGCTCGCAAGAAGCTCTCGTCATCAAACCAACATACTAAAAAAAGATCTGCTGCAAAATGATCTGAGACCCGTCAAGTGAACAACTAAATAATTAAAATTCTAGGCAGCCTGATTCCGGTATTCTTCTGGAGTCAGGCTGTTTAGTTTTATTTGGTAACGTTGGGTATTGTAGAACTTGATATAGTTTTCGATCATTTCTACAAGTTCTCCATATGTTTCACATTTTAGCCAATAATAACATTCTGTCTTGAAATGACTCCAAAAACTTTCCATTGGTGCGTTATCGATACATTTCCCCACTCGAGACATACTTCTTGTAACACCATGCCTTGAGGTCAACCGAAGATATTCCTTTGAAGTATATTGAAATCCACGATCACTGTGAAGAAGTAGATTAGCTTCATTTAAATGCGTGAATGCTTTTTCTAAAGTCTTCATGACAAGCCGATTATCATTTCTTTTACTAATTTCAAAACTTATGATAGATCCATCGTATAGATCTTTGATCGCACTTAAATAAGCTTTTTGTCCTAAGCCATATTCTAAATAAGTGACATCAGTCACCCACTTTTGATTAGGTCTAGTAGCGGAAAAATCACGACCTAAAGTATTTTCTTCGTAGTTTAAATGTTCTGAACGAGTACAACCTCGGCGTTTGCGACGAATTACTGAATATAAACCAAGGACTCTCATTAAGCGACGAATACGTTTGAAGTTATATTGTTTTTGATACTTTCGATTGATAAGAAGAGTCATTCTTCTAGAACCGTAAATTCCATTTAAAGCATGAAATTCTTTTTTTATGATCTCACTTAACCATTCATTTTCCAAAGTACATTGTGATTTTGGAGCAGTTAAATAACGATAATACCCTGAGCGCGATACATTTAAGATCGCACAAAGGATCCAGAGTTCAATTTGTGGAAACTCTTTAAGAACTTCCTGAATAGCTTTAAAACGCAGATTTTTAGGTATAAAGCTTATCTCCTCCTTTCGAGTTCGTCCAATTTTTTTAAAACGATATTTTCTGCTTCTAGATATTTATTACGTTCTTTCAAACGTAGGATCTCAAGCTTGAGACGCTCAGTTTCAGAAAGAGTCTTATAATCACGATCTTTAACTGTTTTACCACGATTATCGTATAATGCCTTTTCGCCATCTACTTCAAACTTTTTGACCCAATTATAGACTTGGGAATAAGAAACATTATATTTATCGATCGCTTTGTGATAATTCTTATTATTAGCAAGTGTATACTGAACTATTTCGAGCCGTTCCTTAAAAGTAGTTTTACGTCCATGTTTCATTCTATTACGACCTCCAATGGTAGCTTTAAAGCCTTTTCCATTAGTATACAAGTTGATCCATTTACGTAAAACCGAAACACTCGAAATATTGTATTTATCACAAATTTTCTTTGGTGAACGTCCATTTTCTAAATATTCTAGAACCGCAGTTGTTTTTAATTCAACTGAATATTCTTTCCAGGTTCTAGACTCTTTTAAGCCATCTAAACCGCCAGCTTTGTATTTTCTGATCCAATTATCAAATGTATTTTTAGAAATGGTATATTTCCGGCAGATAAAGTACTTACTATATTGTCCACTAAGATACTCGGAGACTGCCTGGTATCTTTCTTCAAGTGTATGTTTAGTAGTTCTTCTAGACATAAAAAATCCCCCTAGAGTGATCACAGAATCTTTATTATTTCCGTGTCCACTCTAGGGGAATCATATCAAAAAAACAGCAGATCTTTTTTTACGCTTTTTCGCCAGGCTCAGAAGCGATCAACATCATATCTCCTGCTAATGTCCATGAAGTAACATCATTTGGCAAGATGAAATGCATCCCACGTTTAAGTTCATATGTTCTTCCTGAAACTTCGAGCTGACCGTCACCTTCCAAAACAGAAACAAGCGTGTATGGCGCTTTTTCTCGTTCAAAAGTTGCACTTCCAGTAAGTTCCCATTTATATACGGCAAAGAAATCGGTTTTGACAAAGCAGGTCACTTTTTTAGCACCTTGTTTGCTTGTTTTTATCTCAAGTTTAGGATCAACGTGTGGCACATTCGTTACATTGATCGAATCTTCTAAATGTAACTCACGCTTTTTACCTGTCGTTTGATCGATCCGATCAAAATCGTATAGACGATATGTCGTATCTGAGCTTTGTTGTGTTTCTAGGACCATGATCCCTTTACCGATCGCGTGGATCGTACCTGCCGGAACGTATAAAAAGTCCCCTGCTTTGACTGGGATCTTGCGTAAAAGTTTGTCCCATTTCTCTTCCTTGATCATTTGAGCTAACTCTTTTTTACTTTTAGCATGGTGTCCATAATACATCTGCGCGCCTTCTTCAGCCGCTAAAACATACCAACATTCAGTCTTGCCTAACTCACCTTCGTGTTCTTTAGCATACGCATCATCTGGATGCACTTGCACTGAGAGATCTTCTTTAGCGTCTAAGATCTTAGTCAATAAAGGAAAAACAGCGCCTGAAGCATTGCCAAACACGGCACGATGTTTTTCCCAAACTTGATCAAGTGTCAGTCCTTTGTATGGACCATTCTCAACACGCGCTGGACCATGTGGATGGGCTGAGATCGCCCAACACTCACCCGTGTGTGCACTTGGGATCTGATAACCATAAATATCATGGAGCTTTTGACCGCCCCAGATCTTTTCTTGAAAATATGGTTTTAAAAATAACGGTTCACTCATAAAATACTCACCTTCACTAAAAAGTCTATACTTTTATTATAATAACCGATCATTCCTTTGTAAACCTTTTCACTATGATTCTTTTTCTCTAAGATAGTCACTTACGATCACATCTCGC
This window of the Ligilactobacillus faecis genome carries:
- the atpH gene encoding ATP synthase F1 subunit delta, whose amino-acid sequence is MALSDQTIAKRYGKALFESAKEADVLEKTGLELAQLKQVLQAEPRFVSFMTSPSIKQEDKLSMLEHLKSGASDLTKNLVSMVYDYGRIANLEGIIDEFNRLTDEEEKTVRATVTTAIALDDARKDKIAASFAKVVGAKKVILDTKVDPEIIGGAILKSNSYIFDGSIRSKIAEIKRLLVK
- the atpF gene encoding F0F1 ATP synthase subunit B, producing MDSALLSAAEGGVQWGDFLFYLVTFIILIALIKHFAWGPVTEMMEKRAEKIANDIDSAEDARKKAEELAAKRESALKDSHVEASKIIDRAKQNGEQQKASIVSAAQAEVDTLKQNAKKDIAQEREEALANVKNDVAALSVEIASKIIQKELDAKDQEALVDSYIEGLGKQNGIK
- the atpE gene encoding F0F1 ATP synthase subunit C, with the protein product MTTALALLGAGLAAGLAALGAGIGNGLLVSKTLEGMSRQPELSGQLRTTMFIGVGLVEATPIIAIVIAFMLMMK
- the atpB gene encoding F0F1 ATP synthase subunit A; translation: MNEEAQVLEFFGIPFNVGNCLSGLVSAVVVFLLIFFFSRKLTLKPTGKQNMIEWMIDFTNGIVKSAMPDEQGKQYGLLAFTLFLFIFVSNQIGLAIQLPINGVTYLKSPTASPATTFTLAFLVLVLAHGMGISKFGFKGYVKNSYFSPMPVLLPMNLLEQFTNFLTLALRLYGNIFSGEVLLTTIYDQLAKSNGLWTFIPAIPLEIIWQAFSVFIGSIQAYVFVTLTMVYISQKVEKE
- the upp gene encoding uracil phosphoribosyltransferase, which codes for MGKFEVLDHPLIQHKLTIIRDKNCGTREFRQCVDEIAALMAYEVSREMPLEDVEVQTPMGVTTKKRLAGKKVVVVPILRAGLGMVEGILNLIPAAKVGHIGMYRDEETMQPHEYFVKMPSDLANREIFIVDPMLATGGSAIMAVDALKKRGAQSIKFVCLVAAPEGVEALRKAHPDIDIFAAALDERLDENGYIVPGLGDAGDRLFGTK
- a CDS encoding L-threonylcarbamoyladenylate synthase is translated as MLITKIYRPDEIKEAAKELRLGELIAFPTETVYGLGADATNEQAVKRVYLAKGRPSDNPLIVTVSSKEMVEKYTGALSKEAQKLMATFWPGSLTIVLPIKPGALSKAVTGGLETAAFRMPKNKTTLALIKEANVPLVGPSANSSGKPSPTTAQHVFHDLEGRIRGIVDDGPTTVGVESTIIDLSTKHPTILRPGLVTAEELETVLQTEVISDKHKVGQKETPKAPGMKYKHYAPSAQVVIVSPLEWEKALAFANANKQAVAIMALEKDLANVSTEIPTFSLGENITSASQRLFAGLRHFDDQIRPEIILCAGFAEEGLGAAYMNRLKKAAGETFFSDLKI
- the prmC gene encoding peptide chain release factor N(5)-glutamine methyltransferase, whose protein sequence is MDKITVFKAQQWAFSFINKHQKEESAAELLLCGQFGWDTTQLLMHYQDELSTKEWNLFKQNVEKYCQGWPAQYLLGKTKFFGLDLKVTPATLIPRQETEELVEWVLADEPKKGAKLLDIGTGTGAIGLTLKHERPDLDVTLSDISSEALAVAKVNAANLKTEVKLKQGDLFENITGQFDVIVSNPPYIAENERNLMDESVLLHEPKLALFAPDNGLYLYKRLAQEIAPYLTSKARLYLEIGFAQGASVVALFEKTFPQAQVDLKYDLSGNARMVRVEF
- the prfA gene encoding peptide chain release factor 1; the encoded protein is MDKLFDRLQMLEDRYEELGELLSDPDVIADTKRFMELSKEMADLRETVEKYNKYKQIVQQIKDDEEMLSAGLDDDEMTTMVKEELATSKDEKEQLEEEIKILLLPKDPNDDKNIIMEIRGAAGGDEASLFAGDLFTMYSKYAERQGWNIEVIDKTLTEVGGFKEIALLINGKSVYSKLKYESGAHRVQRIPVTESAGRVHTSTATVVVMPEEEDVEIEIDPKDIRVDVYRASGAGGQHINKTSSAVRMTHLPTGIVVAMQDQRSQQQNREKAMKILRARVYDYYAEKEQSAYDENRKSAVGTGDRSERIRTYNYPQNRVTDHRIGLSLNKLDRVMNGELDDVIDALVLYDQTKALEELQNG
- a CDS encoding thymidine kinase — its product is MAQLFFRYGAMNSGKTIEILKVAHNYEEQDKSVIIMTSGLDDRDGVGYVSSRIGLKRKAFPIFEKDDLFQKVKELDPKAACVLVDEAQFLSKHHVLELTKVVDELNIPVMTFGLKNDFRNELFTGSKYLLLYADKIEEMKTICWFCNKKAIMNLRVNDGRPVYDGAQIEIGGNESYYPVCRKHYFKPLLDNGQIIK
- a CDS encoding Mur ligase family protein: MSFKSSLAIAAGKTSHWFLHNFMHGGTSLPGKLTLKLDPDVLQELAKDYEIVIITGTNGKTLTTALTVKTLQAKYENVLTNKSGSNMKQGIVTAFLTAKKTKSGKKLAVLETDEANVPIVCQYIAPKIFVLTNLFRDQMDRYGEIYTTYDKILKGVLMHPKALVIANGDAPIFNSKELPNEVIYYGFSDKEEQDQLAPANTDGLLCPNCQQILHFKYRSYSNLGKYFCPNCGFKRPELTYKVDQILAQTPQSSKFTINGHQVDLHIGGTYNIYNALAAYAVGAQLGVSPQAICQALSQNDEKVFGRQEVIDLDGKEVTMILVKNPVGLDQVLEMIKTDPEPFSLAVLLNANYADGIDTSWIWDGTFEELPFEKIPSVLTGGERYKDITFRLRVAGVPEENFAQRESLKDVLAYLKTMPTKHIYVLATYTAVLQLRKLLADEGYIKGGMD
- a CDS encoding type 1 glutamine amidotransferase, producing the protein MKYQLHLAHLYGDLLNTYGDIGNVLVLEYYAKQMDVELTSEVISLKTPFDSEKFDIAFFGGGQDYEQMIVSKDIQDKKQALTAFIEAGGPMLAICGGYQLLGKYYIGADGQRIEGIGALDHYTKSQDNNRFIGDIVIENEETGQTYHGFENHNGVTYLGKGERPLGKVLSGHGNNGQDQGEGAIYKNVYCSYFHGPILARNGQLAKRILLTALKRKYPEADLSSQEALVIKPTY
- the manA gene encoding mannose-6-phosphate isomerase, class I is translated as MSEPLFLKPYFQEKIWGGQKLHDIYGYQIPSAHTGECWAISAHPHGPARVENGPYKGLTLDQVWEKHRAVFGNASGAVFPLLTKILDAKEDLSVQVHPDDAYAKEHEGELGKTECWYVLAAEEGAQMYYGHHAKSKKELAQMIKEEKWDKLLRKIPVKAGDFLYVPAGTIHAIGKGIMVLETQQSSDTTYRLYDFDRIDQTTGKKRELHLEDSINVTNVPHVDPKLEIKTSKQGAKKVTCFVKTDFFAVYKWELTGSATFEREKAPYTLVSVLEGDGQLEVSGRTYELKRGMHFILPNDVTSWTLAGDMMLIASEPGEKA